The following coding sequences are from one Granulicella sp. L56 window:
- a CDS encoding LacI family DNA-binding transcriptional regulator, protein MPTIVEVAKHARVSIATVSNVIRGTRRVSPTLQERVQKAIRELDYSPNEIARSLKVKQTRMLALVLPDITNPFFPEIIRGAEDTAFDRGYFLMTANTDEQIGRERRIIAALRSYRVDGILLASAPGKDSGHIRSIMQGGISVVCLDRTVAGIHTDAVLLDNVRGGRECVRHLIQGGHSKIAIITGSLSLQTGLERLKGYEEALRESDIEVDRNLVLEGDFRYESGYRLGKELLKRRVKPTAIFVCNGVMTVGVLKAFEELGVRCPEDISLATFDDLAVDRSFHPHLTAVVQPGYEMGARAATILMDRVEGKLTNEPFVVRIVPTLVVRESTRTQKPQTSLRGSSSIR, encoded by the coding sequence ATGCCCACCATAGTGGAAGTAGCGAAGCATGCCCGAGTATCGATCGCGACGGTATCCAATGTAATCAGAGGCACAAGACGCGTAAGCCCTACTTTGCAGGAGCGCGTCCAGAAGGCCATTCGCGAGTTGGACTATTCGCCGAACGAGATTGCGCGAAGTCTGAAGGTGAAGCAGACCCGCATGCTCGCACTCGTGCTGCCGGATATCACGAATCCTTTCTTCCCCGAGATCATTCGCGGAGCAGAAGATACTGCTTTCGATCGCGGCTATTTCCTGATGACGGCGAATACGGATGAGCAGATCGGCCGCGAACGGAGGATCATTGCGGCGCTGCGGTCTTATCGCGTCGATGGAATTCTGCTGGCCTCTGCACCCGGCAAGGACTCAGGTCACATTCGCAGCATCATGCAGGGAGGCATCTCGGTCGTATGCCTGGACCGGACCGTCGCTGGCATCCATACCGACGCCGTTCTTTTGGATAATGTACGCGGCGGTCGAGAATGCGTACGGCATCTGATCCAGGGGGGCCATTCGAAGATCGCAATTATTACAGGGTCTTTGTCGTTGCAGACAGGGCTTGAGCGGCTGAAAGGCTATGAGGAAGCCCTGCGCGAATCGGACATCGAAGTAGATCGAAACCTCGTGCTCGAAGGAGATTTTCGATACGAATCAGGCTATCGGTTGGGGAAGGAATTACTGAAGCGGCGCGTGAAGCCCACCGCGATCTTTGTATGCAACGGGGTTATGACAGTCGGAGTATTGAAGGCATTTGAGGAGTTGGGAGTACGGTGCCCGGAGGATATTTCGCTGGCAACTTTTGACGATCTCGCTGTGGACCGTTCTTTTCATCCTCATTTGACCGCGGTGGTACAGCCTGGTTATGAGATGGGCGCGCGCGCGGCAACGATCCTGATGGATCGAGTTGAGGGCAAGTTGACGAACGAGCCGTTTGTCGTCCGAATTGTGCCGACCCTTGTGGTTCGCGAGTCGACACGGACGCAGAAGCCACAGACGTCGCTTCGTGGAAGTAGCTCCATTCGCTAG
- a CDS encoding SGNH/GDSL hydrolase family protein — MNLRSRILPPLALLLFCLCCFNTNTAAAASPDHWVGTWATAPMAQANREEKFGAADTTYREIVHVSIGGPTVRVILTNEFGLDSLTIGAANVALSATGSDINPAASSPLTFNGRPSIVIPPGALVVSDPVNLKLQPTSNVAVSIFIPAQAIRQISAHGFADQTNYTAPGNVVSAKSLDTPTEIYSWPFLKGIDVKADGKAAAIVAFGDSITDGAYATRDANTRWPDVLATRLQANKKTAKFGVLNEGIGGNRILHDGTGPSALARFDRDVLAQAGVKYLIILESINDIGHAQDPHRPYDVVSADDLIAGLSQLATRAHTHGIKVFGATLTPYVGAGYSSPAGETIREAVNQWIRTTNQLDGVIDFDKTTRDPANPNVYLPADEHGDHLHPNDAGYKVMGDSIDLKIFKNK; from the coding sequence ATGAACCTCAGAAGCAGAATTCTCCCCCCGCTCGCACTCCTCCTCTTTTGCCTTTGCTGCTTCAATACCAACACCGCCGCGGCCGCGTCGCCCGACCACTGGGTCGGCACCTGGGCCACCGCTCCCATGGCGCAGGCCAACCGCGAAGAGAAGTTTGGAGCAGCCGATACTACCTATCGCGAGATCGTCCACGTCTCCATCGGCGGTCCCACAGTCCGCGTTATCCTCACCAATGAATTCGGACTCGACTCGCTCACCATCGGCGCTGCCAACGTCGCACTCAGCGCCACCGGCAGCGATATCAACCCCGCCGCCTCCAGCCCTCTCACTTTCAACGGGCGGCCTTCCATCGTCATCCCTCCCGGCGCACTCGTCGTCAGCGATCCCGTCAATCTGAAACTTCAGCCGACGTCTAATGTCGCCGTCAGCATCTTCATTCCTGCACAGGCCATTCGGCAGATATCGGCACATGGCTTTGCCGACCAGACGAACTACACTGCTCCCGGCAACGTCGTCAGCGCAAAGTCTCTCGACACCCCTACGGAGATTTACTCATGGCCCTTCCTCAAAGGCATCGACGTTAAAGCCGACGGCAAAGCCGCAGCCATCGTAGCCTTCGGAGACAGCATCACCGACGGCGCGTACGCCACACGCGACGCCAACACTCGCTGGCCCGATGTTCTTGCTACCCGCCTCCAGGCCAATAAAAAGACCGCAAAGTTCGGCGTTCTTAACGAAGGCATCGGCGGTAACCGCATCCTCCACGACGGCACCGGCCCCAGCGCGCTCGCACGCTTCGACCGCGACGTCCTCGCCCAGGCAGGCGTCAAGTACCTCATTATTCTGGAGAGCATCAACGACATCGGCCATGCGCAGGACCCCCACCGTCCCTACGATGTTGTGTCCGCAGATGATCTCATCGCCGGCCTCAGCCAGCTCGCCACCCGCGCCCACACTCATGGCATTAAGGTCTTCGGCGCGACCCTTACCCCCTACGTCGGGGCGGGCTACTCCTCACCCGCAGGCGAGACCATACGCGAAGCCGTCAACCAATGGATTCGCACCACCAACCAACTGGATGGCGTCATCGACTTCGACAAAACCACCCGCGACCCCGCCAACCCCAATGTCTATCTGCCCGCAGACGAACATGGCGACCACCTACATCCCAACGATGCAGGCTACAAGGTCATGGGCGATTCTATCGACCTCAAAATATTCAAAAACAAATAG
- a CDS encoding CoA transferase subunit A, which yields MDKVVASADVAVADVDSGATVMLGGFGLCGIPENLIAALVRRGISGLHTISNNMGVDGFGMGLMLEAGMIASHIGSYVGENRRLETLVLRGELDLTLVPQGTLAERIRAGGAGIPAFYTPTGLGTIVAEGKETRTIGNRTYVLEHALHADVALIKAWRGDRYGNLVYRKTARNFNSVMATAADLTIVEVEELVEPGTLDPDHIVTPGIYVDRVVVGAAYIKPIESKFIQARGAS from the coding sequence ATGGATAAAGTCGTTGCTTCCGCGGATGTTGCTGTTGCCGATGTAGACAGTGGCGCAACCGTGATGCTGGGCGGCTTCGGGTTGTGTGGGATTCCCGAAAATTTGATTGCAGCGCTTGTGCGGCGGGGCATCAGCGGGCTGCATACGATCAGCAACAATATGGGCGTCGATGGCTTTGGCATGGGGCTGATGCTGGAGGCGGGCATGATCGCGTCGCACATCGGCAGCTATGTTGGAGAGAACCGCAGGCTGGAGACGCTTGTACTGCGTGGCGAACTGGATTTGACGCTGGTGCCGCAGGGAACGCTGGCTGAGAGGATTCGTGCAGGTGGGGCAGGCATTCCAGCGTTCTATACGCCTACAGGATTGGGGACGATTGTCGCGGAGGGAAAGGAGACGCGAACGATTGGGAACCGCACCTATGTTCTGGAGCACGCGTTGCATGCCGACGTTGCGCTGATCAAGGCTTGGCGGGGAGATCGCTATGGAAATCTCGTCTATCGTAAGACCGCGAGGAACTTCAATTCAGTCATGGCGACCGCTGCCGATCTTACGATTGTCGAGGTGGAAGAGTTGGTTGAGCCGGGAACACTTGATCCCGATCATATCGTTACGCCGGGCATCTACGTCGATCGCGTCGTTGTGGGAGCGGCTTATATCAAGCCGATAGAGTCGAAGTTCATTCAGGCGAGAGGCGCGTCATGA
- the ndk gene encoding nucleoside-diphosphate kinase, with the protein MSQRTFSIIKPDAVRKGHAAAILAEIEKAGFKIVSIKRLSISKAQAEGFYHVHAARPFFGELTEFMSSGPIFPLVLEKDNAIADLRKLMGATNPAQAEEGTIRKKFAASIGENAIHGSDAEDTAAFEIGYFFAGYELK; encoded by the coding sequence TTGTCACAGCGTACATTCAGCATTATCAAGCCGGACGCGGTCCGCAAGGGCCATGCCGCCGCCATTCTCGCCGAGATTGAAAAGGCGGGCTTCAAGATTGTTTCCATCAAGCGGTTGTCCATCTCCAAGGCGCAGGCCGAGGGCTTCTATCATGTTCACGCAGCTCGCCCGTTCTTTGGCGAACTGACCGAGTTCATGTCCAGCGGCCCCATCTTTCCGCTGGTGCTCGAAAAGGACAATGCCATCGCCGATCTGCGCAAGCTGATGGGTGCGACCAACCCGGCGCAGGCTGAGGAAGGAACGATCCGCAAGAAGTTTGCGGCGTCGATCGGCGAGAATGCTATCCACGGCTCTGACGCTGAGGATACCGCAGCGTTTGAGATTGGCTACTTCTTTGCGGGTTATGAACTGAAGTAG
- a CDS encoding TonB-dependent receptor domain-containing protein, giving the protein MKTLRVLPVVFFMVLTTILSLTSNAWAQADRGAIKGETQDTQHANIPDAQITLKNEATGVIVTTTSGSSGQFNFLNLSAGVYTLTSMAKGFNTSVQQHVTIGVGSTFGITVTLQPGQVEQTVTVSGNAATVETQTSDIGTVITPQEIKDLPVSLNGDMRNPLNFVTLTPGVSGSTPGASPDYRLHISGSNSYANEVYIDGVPVMNTNLGGDIGANHPPIDAIGQFKIINNNQSAEYGLASGIVSFAFNSGTNVYHGSLFDYLQNDALNAAGFVTNALGLKKAPLKQNEFGGTFGGPVWIPKLYSGRDKTFFFVDYTGFKYRPSSNNGTLTTIPNAFRTGDFSQALGPQLVDSASGQPVFDPAGRPVYQGAIYDPNSAHPVVSPYDHKTYQVRDPFPGNIIPSGQPGLSTVSQTILKSFPMADNDAINNNFHRLQSSKIDEHRLVVKIDEHISEKHSIAGSVFVGGYSNSNNGGLNLLDSSTTNSPTTQIRFTYNYTHSPTLVNNLNFGFIRDTGFTGPLQAGPGLAALGIQGLPPLASDSPFPIIGIGTVQNSIGSASASTDSENRFIVSDNVTLVRGEHTLTIGGELRRLRRDEGGLPGGSFTFEPTESGLNGTGFVNGNQAVSIPAGTGAPAASFLFGGLDFSRFDYPVEAAYRWWQGGIYAQDDWKATSNLTLNLGLRYDLQIPRTDINGKVSTMDPTLANPAADGLPGAFAYYGHGAGRNGKTRIGNIDYLGFQPRVGFAYSPDAAHKTAIRGGFAITRPIGNDNAENGIGGGLYNTGFAGLATVNRPQDYVGSPAYYWDNPYPAASISNGPDLDPGALVGNDNPPMIRPSSGTPPTQIYWSTQVQQEMPGGMVASIGYVGMHTYHLGVWSKPNQVDPTVAAKYSDAAAAAGMPLNQFLVLPVNDPKAIAAGVKVPFSNFIPIFGAGATVGQSLRPFPQYGDVDNPLNPIGSVSYNGLQTSLQKRFSDGLTLLLSYTFSKTIGDVDSNNGATSGAENAIYAGSFYQDYYNPQSQRSVTSSDIPHVLSLSYTYELPVGPGKRFLNHKGAVGRAVGGWSVSAIHHYQSGRPIHLEYDAFGANNPYYSSDGFSFRPDVVPGVPLKNPSYSKKCSGPILATSGRQPCQFLINPAAFAIPAPGKFGNAPNLFSSLRMPAYINEDLSITKRTTIYGRTNLLFQANFFNALNRTIFSSGGNAQTFIINGAPADLSTNSLQNSNTVFGLMTAQQNAPRIIQFGMRLEF; this is encoded by the coding sequence ATGAAGACGTTGAGAGTACTGCCAGTTGTTTTTTTCATGGTTTTGACGACCATTCTGAGTCTGACGAGCAACGCATGGGCGCAGGCAGATCGCGGCGCCATCAAGGGGGAGACTCAGGACACGCAGCATGCAAACATCCCCGATGCTCAAATCACGCTGAAAAACGAAGCGACTGGCGTGATCGTGACCACGACCTCCGGTTCCTCGGGTCAATTCAATTTCCTCAACCTGTCCGCAGGCGTCTACACCTTGACCTCGATGGCGAAGGGATTCAATACCTCGGTGCAGCAGCACGTCACGATCGGCGTTGGAAGCACGTTTGGAATTACGGTGACGCTGCAGCCAGGACAAGTCGAACAGACGGTAACCGTCTCGGGGAATGCTGCCACGGTAGAGACGCAGACCTCCGATATTGGAACCGTTATTACCCCGCAGGAGATCAAGGACTTGCCGGTCTCCCTGAACGGAGATATGCGCAATCCCCTGAACTTTGTTACGCTGACGCCGGGTGTGAGCGGTTCGACACCTGGGGCCTCGCCGGATTATCGCTTGCACATCAGTGGTTCTAATAGCTACGCGAACGAGGTGTATATCGACGGCGTTCCGGTGATGAATACGAACCTTGGCGGCGACATCGGCGCTAATCACCCACCCATCGACGCAATTGGTCAGTTCAAAATCATCAATAATAATCAGAGCGCCGAATACGGACTGGCCAGCGGCATCGTCTCGTTTGCGTTCAATTCAGGGACGAATGTCTATCATGGAAGCCTGTTCGATTATCTCCAGAACGATGCTCTCAATGCCGCTGGGTTTGTAACCAACGCTCTGGGTCTGAAGAAGGCGCCTCTTAAGCAAAATGAGTTCGGTGGAACGTTTGGCGGCCCGGTCTGGATTCCCAAGCTCTACAGTGGTCGCGATAAGACATTTTTCTTTGTCGACTACACGGGTTTCAAATATCGCCCCAGCTCCAACAATGGCACGCTCACGACAATCCCAAATGCATTTCGTACAGGAGACTTCTCACAGGCGCTGGGGCCGCAGCTAGTGGATTCCGCCTCGGGCCAGCCTGTCTTCGATCCTGCCGGGCGCCCGGTATATCAGGGAGCGATTTATGATCCCAACTCGGCCCACCCCGTTGTTAGTCCCTATGATCACAAGACCTATCAGGTGCGCGACCCGTTCCCCGGCAACATTATTCCGAGCGGACAGCCTGGGCTGAGCACAGTTTCGCAGACTATCCTGAAGAGCTTCCCTATGGCGGACAACGATGCCATCAATAATAATTTTCACCGTCTTCAGAGTTCGAAAATTGACGAGCACCGCTTAGTTGTGAAGATAGACGAACATATTTCAGAGAAGCACTCTATCGCTGGAAGTGTCTTTGTAGGCGGCTATTCCAACAGCAATAATGGCGGCTTGAATCTGCTCGACTCGTCGACGACTAATTCGCCGACTACTCAAATACGGTTCACCTATAACTACACCCACTCTCCGACCCTGGTGAATAACCTCAATTTTGGTTTCATCCGGGATACAGGCTTTACTGGTCCTCTGCAGGCGGGGCCGGGTCTAGCCGCGTTAGGCATTCAAGGATTGCCTCCCCTTGCGAGCGACAGCCCATTTCCGATCATTGGAATTGGAACAGTGCAGAACAGCATCGGCTCTGCGAGTGCATCGACCGACTCCGAAAATCGCTTCATTGTCAGTGACAACGTGACGCTGGTTCGCGGTGAGCATACTCTGACGATTGGTGGAGAGTTGCGGCGTTTGAGAAGGGATGAAGGCGGCTTACCTGGTGGCAGTTTCACTTTTGAGCCGACCGAGTCGGGACTCAATGGAACAGGATTTGTGAATGGGAACCAGGCAGTTTCTATTCCTGCCGGGACGGGGGCACCGGCTGCAAGCTTCCTCTTTGGGGGGCTGGATTTTTCGCGGTTCGATTATCCGGTGGAAGCGGCATATCGATGGTGGCAGGGAGGGATCTATGCTCAGGATGACTGGAAAGCTACATCGAACCTGACACTGAATCTCGGCTTGCGCTACGATCTCCAGATTCCTCGGACAGACATCAATGGAAAAGTCTCCACCATGGATCCGACATTGGCTAACCCAGCGGCAGACGGACTTCCCGGCGCATTTGCTTATTACGGTCACGGTGCTGGCCGCAATGGAAAAACCCGCATCGGCAATATTGACTATCTCGGATTTCAGCCTCGGGTTGGCTTCGCGTACTCTCCAGACGCGGCGCACAAGACTGCGATTCGCGGAGGGTTCGCGATTACTCGCCCTATCGGCAATGACAATGCCGAAAACGGAATCGGTGGCGGTCTCTACAATACGGGTTTTGCCGGACTGGCCACGGTCAACAGACCTCAGGACTATGTAGGCTCGCCTGCCTACTACTGGGATAATCCCTATCCGGCGGCGTCGATCAGCAACGGTCCGGACCTTGATCCGGGGGCACTTGTGGGCAACGATAATCCGCCGATGATTCGTCCGAGCTCCGGCACTCCGCCAACTCAAATATATTGGTCAACACAGGTGCAACAGGAGATGCCAGGTGGGATGGTTGCTAGCATCGGTTATGTGGGCATGCACACCTATCATCTCGGTGTATGGTCAAAACCGAACCAGGTAGACCCAACAGTTGCGGCGAAGTATAGCGATGCTGCCGCAGCCGCGGGCATGCCACTTAATCAATTTCTGGTTTTGCCTGTCAACGACCCGAAAGCAATAGCGGCAGGCGTTAAAGTGCCCTTTTCAAACTTTATTCCGATCTTCGGTGCGGGGGCAACGGTAGGGCAATCGTTGCGGCCTTTTCCGCAATATGGAGATGTGGACAATCCTTTGAACCCAATCGGCAGCGTGTCGTACAACGGCCTTCAGACCAGTTTGCAAAAGCGCTTTTCCGATGGATTGACCCTTCTGCTTTCTTATACGTTCTCTAAGACGATTGGTGATGTTGATTCCAACAACGGTGCCACGTCCGGAGCTGAGAATGCAATCTATGCAGGTTCTTTCTATCAGGACTACTACAATCCACAATCGCAGCGTTCTGTCACGAGCTCAGATATCCCCCATGTTCTTTCGCTCAGCTATACCTATGAACTTCCTGTTGGACCGGGCAAGCGCTTCCTCAACCATAAAGGCGCAGTTGGCAGAGCTGTGGGAGGATGGTCTGTATCGGCGATCCATCACTATCAGAGCGGTCGCCCAATCCACCTTGAATACGATGCGTTTGGAGCGAATAACCCCTACTATTCCAGTGATGGTTTTAGCTTCCGCCCTGACGTCGTTCCAGGAGTGCCGCTGAAGAATCCTTCTTACAGTAAGAAGTGTTCGGGCCCGATCCTGGCGACCTCAGGACGTCAGCCCTGCCAGTTCCTTATCAATCCAGCGGCATTTGCGATTCCGGCACCCGGGAAGTTTGGTAACGCGCCAAATCTGTTCTCGTCCTTGCGGATGCCGGCCTACATCAATGAAGATTTGTCGATTACAAAACGAACGACTATTTATGGCAGAACGAACCTCCTGTTCCAGGCTAATTTCTTCAACGCGCTCAACCGTACGATATTTTCATCTGGCGGTAATGCCCAGACGTTCATCATCAACGGCGCTCCAGCAGACTTAAGTACCAATAGTCTGCAAAACTCAAACACGGTCTTCGGACTGATGACCGCTCAGCAGAATGCCCCGAGAATCATACAATTCGGCATGAGACTGGAGTTCTAA
- a CDS encoding aldose epimerase family protein — translation MTKTLAKVILLTMTTGMAAHGAVTKAAFGTASDGKAVDIYTLKSDVLEARIMTYGARIVSLEAPDRDGKKADVVLGHDSLAGYTADKNTYFGAIVGRYGNRIAHGSFKLDGKTYQIPKNDHGINMLHGGTVGFDSLVWQGREIPDGVEMTLVSKDGDQGFPGTLTAHVRYTLHHNALRIDYSMSTDKDTVVNLTNHSYFNLSGEGNGTILHDIVTIPADKYTPVDAGLIPTGELAPVEGTPFDFRKPTEIDARIHENNEQLKRAGGYDFNWVLRGANGETKTAARVYDPETGRVLTVTTTEPGVQFYTGNFLDGTISGRSGKPYVKNGALCLETQHFPDSPNHANFPSTELKPGAPRHSTTTFTFTTQAK, via the coding sequence ATGACGAAGACTCTGGCAAAGGTTATTCTGCTTACCATGACAACCGGAATGGCAGCACATGGAGCAGTAACGAAGGCAGCATTTGGAACGGCATCCGACGGCAAGGCCGTAGACATCTACACGCTGAAGAGCGATGTACTGGAAGCACGCATCATGACGTATGGCGCGCGCATCGTCTCGCTGGAAGCACCGGACAGAGATGGCAAGAAAGCCGATGTTGTGTTGGGACATGATTCGCTGGCCGGTTATACGGCGGACAAGAACACCTACTTCGGTGCGATTGTGGGCCGCTACGGCAATCGCATCGCACATGGCAGCTTCAAGCTCGATGGCAAGACGTATCAGATTCCGAAGAATGATCACGGCATCAATATGCTGCATGGCGGCACGGTAGGCTTCGACTCGCTGGTGTGGCAGGGGCGCGAGATCCCCGATGGTGTTGAGATGACGCTGGTGAGCAAGGACGGCGATCAGGGATTTCCCGGAACGCTCACCGCGCATGTGCGCTACACGCTGCACCATAATGCGCTGCGCATCGACTACAGCATGTCGACCGACAAGGACACGGTGGTGAATCTGACCAACCACTCGTACTTCAATCTCTCGGGAGAAGGCAATGGAACGATTCTTCACGATATCGTGACGATTCCCGCGGACAAGTACACGCCGGTGGATGCAGGGCTGATTCCGACGGGCGAACTTGCGCCGGTGGAAGGAACGCCGTTTGATTTCCGCAAACCGACCGAGATTGACGCGCGTATCCATGAGAATAATGAACAGCTCAAGCGCGCTGGCGGTTATGACTTCAACTGGGTCCTGCGTGGAGCCAATGGAGAGACAAAGACAGCCGCGCGTGTCTACGATCCGGAGACGGGCCGCGTGTTGACGGTGACGACGACTGAGCCGGGTGTGCAGTTCTATACCGGAAATTTTCTGGATGGGACGATCAGCGGCAGGAGCGGCAAACCCTACGTGAAAAATGGTGCGCTTTGCCTGGAGACGCAGCACTTTCCGGATTCGCCGAACCATGCGAATTTCCCCAGCACGGAGCTGAAGCCGGGTGCGCCACGGCACAGCACCACGACGTTTACGTTTACCACTCAAGCGAAGTAA
- a CDS encoding 3-oxoacid CoA-transferase subunit B has protein sequence MNGKERIAQRIAREIKDGFYVNLGIGLPTMIAAYVPAGINVVFQSENGMLGVGPPPTEENTDPDLLNAGKQPVTELAGCSFFGSEQSFAMIRGGHMDMSVLGAMQVDEQGDLANWTIPGKMVKGMGGAMDLVAGARRVVVAMEHQTKDGASKILKACTLPLTGKSVVHDIVTELCWIRVTREGLLLTEVAEGFDAAAVQARTEAKLIVSSDLQMMM, from the coding sequence ATGAACGGCAAGGAACGCATTGCGCAGCGGATTGCGCGGGAGATCAAGGATGGCTTTTACGTCAACCTTGGTATTGGTCTGCCCACGATGATCGCAGCGTATGTGCCCGCAGGAATCAACGTTGTGTTCCAGTCGGAGAACGGGATGTTGGGAGTGGGACCCCCGCCGACGGAAGAGAATACCGATCCTGATTTATTGAATGCAGGCAAACAACCTGTGACTGAGTTGGCGGGATGCTCGTTCTTCGGGAGTGAACAATCGTTCGCGATGATTCGTGGCGGCCATATGGACATGAGCGTTCTTGGCGCGATGCAGGTGGATGAGCAGGGCGATCTGGCGAACTGGACGATTCCAGGCAAGATGGTGAAGGGAATGGGCGGTGCGATGGACCTGGTTGCAGGCGCGCGACGCGTGGTGGTGGCGATGGAACACCAGACGAAGGATGGCGCATCGAAGATTCTGAAGGCGTGTACGCTGCCGCTGACAGGCAAGAGCGTTGTCCACGATATCGTGACGGAACTCTGCTGGATTCGCGTCACAAGAGAAGGGTTGCTGCTGACGGAAGTAGCTGAAGGCTTCGATGCTGCGGCCGTTCAGGCACGAACAGAGGCGAAGCTCATCGTCTCCTCTGATTTGCAGATGATGATGTGA
- the sucD gene encoding succinate--CoA ligase subunit alpha, which yields MAVLVDKNTRLIVQGITGREGTFHAKGCAEYGTNVVGGVTPGKGGTTHEGWPVFNTVEEAVNATGANVSVIFVPPPFAADGILEAVNAEIPLVICITEGIPTLDMVKAWEIVKRSKSRLIGPNCPGVISPGKAKVGIMPGRIHKEGSVGIVSKSGTLTYEAVYQLTTRGIGQSTAIGIGGDPIIGTTHIEALRLLNDDPETEAIIMIGEIGGSAEEAAADFIKKHVKKPVVGFIAGQTAPPGRRMGHAGAIISGGEGTAASKMQAMSDAGITVVKTPSEIGEAMARVLGRA from the coding sequence ATGGCAGTTCTGGTTGATAAGAATACGCGGCTGATTGTGCAGGGAATTACAGGGCGTGAGGGGACTTTTCATGCCAAGGGTTGTGCGGAGTATGGGACGAACGTTGTTGGCGGCGTGACTCCGGGTAAGGGCGGGACCACCCATGAAGGATGGCCGGTCTTCAATACCGTCGAAGAGGCCGTGAATGCGACAGGCGCAAATGTGTCGGTGATCTTTGTGCCGCCGCCGTTTGCTGCCGATGGAATTTTAGAGGCGGTGAACGCGGAGATTCCGCTGGTCATCTGCATTACCGAGGGAATTCCGACGCTGGATATGGTGAAGGCGTGGGAGATTGTGAAGCGGTCGAAGTCGCGGCTGATCGGGCCGAACTGCCCCGGCGTGATCTCGCCGGGCAAGGCGAAGGTCGGCATTATGCCGGGCAGGATTCACAAGGAAGGCAGTGTCGGCATCGTCTCGAAGTCAGGAACGTTGACCTATGAGGCTGTCTATCAGTTGACGACGCGTGGTATCGGTCAGTCCACGGCGATCGGCATTGGTGGCGACCCCATTATTGGAACGACGCACATTGAAGCGCTGCGGTTGCTGAACGACGACCCCGAGACTGAGGCGATCATCATGATCGGCGAGATCGGTGGATCGGCGGAAGAGGCGGCGGCGGACTTCATCAAGAAGCACGTGAAGAAGCCGGTGGTTGGCTTTATCGCTGGCCAGACGGCTCCTCCGGGACGGCGTATGGGCCATGCGGGCGCGATCATCTCTGGTGGCGAAGGCACGGCCGCAAGCAAGATGCAGGCGATGAGCGATGCCGGAATTACCGTGGTGAAGACTCCGTCTGAGATTGGCGAGGCGATGGCCCGCGTGCTGGGCAGGGCTTAG